The window ATTTTTTACCTTTAAAATTCCAATTCTGCCATTAAAATTTTATNNNNNNNNNNNNNNNNNNNNNNNNNNNNNNNNNNNNNNNNNNNNNNNNNNNNNNNNNNNNNNNNNNNNNNNNNNNNNNNNNNNNNNNNNNNNNNNNNNNNNNNNNNNNNNNNNNNNNNNNNNNNNNNNNNNNNNNNNNNNNNNNNNNNNNNNNNNNNNNNNNNNNNNNNNNNNATCATTAAGACTTTCAAAAGTTTGATTTAGTTTTTAATGATTTTGAACGGTCCAGCTTATGTCAAACTAAAACCGTTGAAGGTCATTAAAACTAAATTGAACTTTTGAAAGCCTTAACGATCACCAAATCATATGAAATTTTGTAGAGGTGATCTACTCATATAGACCTAAGATATGAACGGTGGAGATGTAAAATTATAATCGGGAAGTTGGTGTAATGCCCTATCACTATAAATGGCTTAAAATAGGGATCCCTCATTGGAAGGGCCCTGTTTACATCAATGGTTTGGAGATGCAAAATTTATATGAATAATTATAGGTTTGGTTTGGGTGACCTTAAATTTAAATATAAGTTTGGATTTTAAACCAATTGTTGGAGATGCCCTTACGTCTTAGGTTCCATAAGAAGCCGCCAGCATTGCTTAGCAAGAAGAGCAAGATTGAAGTGATTTAGGTCTCTCAAACCTTTCGGACCAAAAAAAAAGTCTCTAAAACCTATCTAGAAGGCAGAAGCAAGGCATGCCAAGAGTAAAAGAGTTGATTCTGATTATACACATGCATAACATAATGTTTTGGCTCTGCTATAATTATAACATTTGATTAGGGATATATTGGTGCTTGCAAACTTGCAATTATTCTTTGGTTACATTAATGGTAAGAATATTATCATATCGTATGGAGCTAAGTTCCATCTAATGCAGCTTCAGATTAATCCTTGGTAAGATCTGAGGTCCTGAATCCAGTAGTTTGTATGTCCTGTTTGGTTGGACCTGAAGAACCCCAGGTTGTTCTGCCAGTAGAAATAAAGGCCAAGGTATTATTATTGTGAATTACGAATAATCACCATTAATCAACAGAAGACCAATAAGAAACCGATCCATTATATTTTTGCATACAACGCTATCACCATTTGGTCACAACCCCAAATTCACAAATTCAACAGAATCTAAACTGCATTAGGGGATAAAGTATCACGAAGATGAACGGGCAAAGAGAAAGAAGGGCGTACTCTGGATTTCGGTGACCTGTTCTGGAGTGAGCTTAGCAGAGAATCCAGGGATAATCTTGTAACTGTAAACTAGAGCCTTCTCGGCAGCCTCCTCACTGTGTGCATGTTTCAAAATCAAAATTTCAACAAAATGATTTAGCAGCAGTGAGAGAGATATTTGTAGCAGACCTGCCAAGGACCGCGGTTAGGATTCGGATGTGATAGGCCTTAGGCTCCTCATTTTCCGGCTTCAAAGTGTAAACGATGTAAGCAGGAGGTTCCGGAGGAGGAGCAGAAGAGGGTGAAGGAGCACAAGCGTCGGCCATGACGATTGCAAATATGAGAACAAGAATAAGAAGCGAGATTGATGAAGCTGTCTTCTTCATATTTTGATACACTGATCTTGTAAACAGCTGACAGGATGAAGATTTTGGAAAAGGAAGTTCCCGCTTGTTATGAACAGCTAAAGCCATCTTTTGTAAATATGTTACAGACATAAGTAACTCTGCATGTGTCATTCTTACTTATGCCATTCTTTCTTGTCACTTGGCAGCCTGCACCACACATGCAAGATGGTGCATCTACTTTTTTTTTTTTTCCTCTATGAGGACTACCAAGTGTTAAATGTCTTGGAAATTAATTTCCAGACAATTATTGATGACAGTTCTTTAAGTAAGGCCTGTTTCTTGTTGGAGTGATTGTTTCAGTTCCATAATGCATATATTTAGGAGCTGTGTTATGCACTATATTTTTTTGTTGAATGAAGAACTTGACCTGATCAATGACTCATTATCTTTCTCTCTTGTTGATGAGTTACCACATGGAAGAAGGAGTTAATTGTATTTAGGATTGATTATGAATACATTTCCATTATGTTATTATTGTATACTAAAAACAGGTTTCAGTTTCAGACTTTCAGCCGTTTTAGTATTGTTGTACCTCTTGGCCTTCTCTTATGAGGCCAGATTCCAGAAGCACAGCAGTACTTGAAACAATCTCTTTGGAAATACAACAGAACCATTACCCGCCAGCGCTGATGGATTCAGTCACTGCTTGTGGCAATAGTCTCTGAAAAACCCCTAGTAGTCTTGGCACTATGTCACCACAACCAATTTATGTCTTAGAATTCAGATATTGACTACTTAAACAATCTATCTCCCCCATAACAAAAGAACTAAGAGCTAGAAAGGTATTTCACTTCAGGGAATCACAAATCAGTTCAGTGCCTGCAATAGAATTTCTAAATTGGTTCTTCTTCATACTGTTGTAACTTTAAATATCAATTCTAAGAAGCAATTATTTCGGGGTAAAAACAATGACTTAATTAGTACAGGTCTCATGACTATGAAGCAGCAGGCCTAAGCACTGCTACCTCTGTCTGACCTATTATTGAACTCATCCAATGAATCTTTGTATTGTTGACATAATCCTATATGAAAAGACTATGGCTCAGTACACTTTTGGCCATGCAATCAAGAAAATATGTGATGGAATGACAAATGGGAGTATGGGACAGAAAGTGAAGCAGAGAGAAAAGCATCCAGTCTTGTTCAGTACAAGATATATACTGATAAAAGAAACTCAAATTATAGGGCTCCAGTCTGAAGTAGCATTAGCTCAATAATTAATGATAACAGAAACCGCAGTATAATTTACATAGCGATTGTCTCTTTTAATAATATGCAATTTTTTTTTTTTTCCTTCAGAGAAGAACATAACTTTTGTAGAAAGAATAGCTTGATAATTCAACTAGCATGCTGGTTCTTCATTTTTGTATTAATATAACTTGCTGTTTTTTCATACAGGTATTGCAGCTTTACATGTTACAAGCATAAGTTCATGTACATATCATAATGGATCCCATTAAAGGATAGTAGGTATTGATTTCATTTCATGGTGTGTTAGGCAGTTGGGTAAGAGGCTGCCATAGCAATGCCACAGAGACCTTCCTGTGCATCAACATCTCTTTGCATTCTTATGTAACCTCCTTCACCCCATTCTGCCCCCCATGAGTTCTTTACCAACCAATACTTAGTCCCATTATCGCTGACGCCATAACCAACAGCAGTAACACCATGGTCTAGGCTTGTTCCGCAGGTTCCTGTGAATACACCACTTGAATAGAATTGGAAATCGGATCCACTAGCATCAATGGCAACAGAAATAGGTTGATTGGCAACAGCCTTAAGCAGTGCACTTTCACTATTTGCAGGCACATCTTCGTGGCCAGTGATTGAGGCTGCATGGCTTGCTTCCTTCTGCGCATTGCATGTACCATCAACACCAGTATAGGGGTAATTAGCCTCAGTACTAAGTCCATGATTTTGATTGATGAACTGAAATGCATCATCCATCAAGCCTCCCTCACACCCTTGGTCTTCACCATTGACATCACAGTCAACTAACTCTTGTTCGGACAAAGAAATCAATTTACCAGTTGTTAGTTGAGTGATTCCTTCCATGGCTGCTACTGCTGAAAATGCCCAACAGCATCCTGTAAAAACAGATAAAAAATTATTAGCATGTAGAGTAGAATCAATCCAAACTCCAAAAGGGGAAGCAGAGCCTCATCTATAAAAATATTGTTAGCTAGATGATTAATTGCATACCACATTGGCCTTGGTCCTTGATGGGAGTCACAGCTCCTTTCTGTCTCCAGTCCATTGTAGCTGGCACAGTAACGTTTTCATATTTGTAAGAAGTGGTCTCTGTGGAACACTCATGCCCCTTGAACCGATTTCTTGAGGCTGTAAACTCTTCATTTGTAAGGTCTGCAAATCTATTGACGCTTAATTTGTAAGGTTTGTTTGCTTCGCCATTGGAAGATTCTACAAAAGCAACATTTTCCTTGAATATCTGGAAGCGCTTCTCCTTCTCGTCAAAGTCACTGTATACACGTTCATAACGAGCCATCCATTGCTCGTATCTGCCATACATTATTACATCTTGGAGACTGCGGGAAGTAGCTTCAGAAGACCAGGCCCCCAACATGATGATCAAGGCCAAATAGATACATTTGCAGTGGTTGATGAACTCCATTTTAGGATAGGTTGATGAAATAGATGAAATAATGAGCAGGTGTACAATGAAATGGTAGAGCGCTCAGTTTATATAGAGGAAACAATGGCCTTTTTTAAGTTATCTCCGTGCCCCAAAAGTTGCTCTGCAAAATTTGCGCCCCATAAAAATGTTCTGATATGACACAATGTCTTCTAATAGAATTTCATGTCAGGACAAGTTACTAGCCAACTTAAATAAAATAATGTTTACTACCATTTGAGATGTTTATTGGCTTTACCTTTACTCATGCTAATAGTCTTATAGACCAGATTAATCTTTTGGCATATCTGAGCAAACCAATTTTTCGTTATGTTATGCTGATCTAAAAACTAAACATACGAAGTACTACAACTCATCATTTCTGGGTCAGTGAAAATTGGTTGCTCTAGTTCTTTCAAGTTAACAAACCAATTACAGATGAATGAAAGAATTAGAACTTTTGTGACTAGTAAGAATTTAAACCCAGGATACCAAAGGTATAATTAGACTAAATATTATGTTCTATTTAAGCTCAGTTTGATATCGAGTTTTAGGGATTAAAATCACTTATAATTACCATTTTAGATAGATTTTCTGTTTAGTAAAATCTTAAAACGTGTTTATCTAAAACTTTTTAGTTTAAATAACCACGATTTTAAGAAGTAAAAGGAGTTCTGAGACATCCGTGGAATATGTTGACTAATCTGCATTTCCATGATCAAGAGTTTAATCAAGCCAGGCTTGAGTTTATATATTGATCAGTTTGTAAGCCAAGTACATCATAATTAACAAGATTAACACGTCGTCAAGATTAACAATTAACTTCTATCACCTGACCCTTTCGGAGGGCGGTGGCGACTCCATCTCGGCTGGGGTGTGAGGGCCTAATCGCAACGGCGGCTTGGGTGGACTCTCCAGCGGCTTCGGAGACGCGGTGGGAAGCCCCTGATCGCAAGTTTCTGAGGTCGACGACGACGTTGGTGGAGCGGTGCTTTGCTAGGTGGAACCAGTGGATCTCTGCGGGTAATCTTGGCGACCGGGGCTTAACCTTGTTGGCGTGGAACCTGATTCCAAATTGGTTTTGTATGGTTTTCTAGTTTTTGGTTTTGAGGGAACGGAAAGGAGGCGGTTTTCCGATTTCCTTCTGTCGAGCTTCAAGGTCGCCTGATCGAGTTGAGTTTTTGTTTGGCGGTGGGGACAGAGGCTTGGGTTGTGTTGTTTGGCCGGTAGTGGTGATCGATGTTTTGCTTTTCAGAGACCGAGCGGGTCGGACTAGGAGGATCACCATGGTGGAGGTGCGTGGGCGGCCACCGGAATGGCGTTGAACGGGGTTCTCTCCGGCTAGTCTTGCTGGTCCTCGTTGGGTAGGGGAGAAGGACTTGGTGGGTTTGGGTCCATTGAGTTGGGTTGGATTTTCAGCCCACAACTGGCAGTGGCGGACGCAGAAAGTCACGTAAGTGGGGGCAAAAAATTTGAGGCTAAGCAACATATAGAAACAGCTCACTATTCATTTCCTCTTCCTCTCCAATCTCCATTTTTGTAGCTCTTCAACTAGTTAATCAATATACTATTCTGGAATATATTGAAGTTTTTTTTTCACTAATCATATGAAATCCTAATTAGACATTATAAAATTACAGGTTTTCCACATCAAACATCTAATATGAACACATCTAAACAGACTTATTGTTTCTTTTATAGAGAATAAAGGGATTCCAAATTCACCGTTCATTAATCTTTCATTAAAATGAAAACCCAGATAAGTAAAAAAAAAAACAATGAAAATTGATCACCCAATTATGCTAGAATTTAGGGTTTAGGGTTCGAAGTGGGACTCTACTGATTAATTTTGGGCTCTTTTGATGTGATCTACTGATCCCATATATAATATATTATATATATATATATATATATATGTAGTAGTGGGATACGGAACGTAGGGGAAAAGCAAATAAAAAAATTTAAAAAAGACTTCAAGCGCCAGACGTCAAAAGCTGAGTGGGGGCAGTGGCCCCCGCTGGCCCCCACCTGCGTCCGCCATTGACAACTGGGCTTTGATCCAGTTGGCTTTTCCTTTTTAACTGGGGCCTAGTTTGGACTTTGTTGGAGGGGCTTTTTTGCATCTTTAGCCTGAATTTTCTCAAGAGTGATGCCACAAGCTGTTTGGTAGGTCGAAACGTACACCAATGGAAGTCTTAGGCGTCTAGAGCTTCAAACGGTGGTGGAATTTTTGGGGCTTTGTAGGGCTTGGGATGCTTTCTTTGTTTTGTTGTTTTCGCAGCGATTTTTGGTTGCAACTTGTAGGCAAGGCAATAGTACAATTGCACTCGGCAGTTGTTGGTCGTTTGTCTTTTCAATTTGTAGTTGATAGCTGCTTGTATAGTCCTCGGACTGTTCATGCTTGACCGTTTTGGTCGTCATGATCTTTGATCAATGAAATTTTCCTACCTTAAAAAATAACCACGATTTTAGAAAGCAGGTTAGGGGTAGCTTATTTAAAACTGAGTTTTTAAAAAATTGACTTTTTAAACCACAATACCAAACTAAGCCTTAATATGGACTGATATACTGTGGTAACTGGTAGGATTTACAGACACTGACAAATGTTGATTTCTTTTGCAGAGGATGGACAAGAAATGTTTTCAATTGTGTAACATATAGAAGCTGAAAGTGGGCATGTCTATATTGGTCTGAAAATAAGATGGCAAACATTTCACTTCCACAAATGAATCACTGCATATTTATTATCGAAGCTGTAATAGAGTACATAATTTTTTTTTTTTTTTTTCTTGTCACTGTAGTAAAAGAAAAGGTCTGCATATCAGTAGTGTCCTAGCTCATCAGTGGCAACCATATCTTCGACAGAAAAAGTATCTGGGTACAGAGGAACATAAGCATGCTGACTGAATATTGGCAGATCCAGTGCAGCACTTGCTATGGACTTACATTCCTCGAGTGACTCTGCATCCAGAGATGTAACTTCCTGCACACATGCATAATATTGCTTAAATTACAGCTTTACAGGTTTCTTGAAAAGCGATGCTAATTTAGAAGATTTAACCGCCAAGATGTGTTTCACTGAACTAAACTGGAGGCACTATCTCTAAAGACCAGAACATCTGCAATGTCTTCTAATCAAATAGTATTTATCCTTACAATTACGTTGTTACTTGTTACCTTGCTATTTAGTCCACGGATGTAGCCAACAAGCAGCAATTTCACTTTCTTGTTGGATATACAGCAATTGCCTCCGTTAGCTAGATGTATTTGCTGCATCAAAGAACCAAGTAGTTTTAAGCAGACAAAGATGGAGCATATCAAACGGAACAAAGAGCCACAATGAGAATTGAGTATTCTTCTTTAATTACTTTATGAATTGCCTAATGATTAGTTAATTAGTTTCAATAAACCCGGTTGCAAAAATATTGAATGGTTTAAACAACTAACAACGTAGGCTGATCACTCACAATCTTTTTCTTAGGAGAGCAGGTAATTGGATCCATACCAATGCCAACCACTACCCTGTAGCTCTTCTTCATATCCACTACAGCCCATCCAAAGAAGACTCCCCAAACTTGGTCAGGCAGAGCCGATTTTCCATCCTCTGATCAGTTTATCGTGCTCAGTAAATTGAATGCAAACTTCCACAAATTTTAACCATAACACCACAGTGCATCCAAACAAGTAATATTCCTAGTCAATCTTAACACTGAGGAATAAACATCCCATTCTAATTAGAAGCATTAAAGCTAAGTTCCAAGAAAAAGTGAAATGAATCTATAAATTATGAAGAATAAGGGTTGATGTCACGGTAACTATATGTAGGAGCATTTTTTGTCTACCAAATGGCACATTGTGACCCAGAACCTAATTTATGAACCTTCTGAAAAAAAGAAAAAAAGAAAAAAAGAACACAAACCTGTGTCTTCATTGACAAACCCATTATCATACAGACCACTCAAATAAATTGCTTCAATTGGCAATGCATTATCTACCCCTGCAACCAAATGACAAGCAAAGTGTTGGACAGGGACGGCACAGGGACAAATAAATGCAAACAGTATGAAGACTGAAGAGAGATGTACAATCTTCAAAAGGAGGAAGACCCCAATGCTCGGGTCGAAACTCCAAAAGTGAATGAAGCACAGTCTTTGCAAGCGCAGAACAACCAGCAGCTTCACCATGGGGTGGAACAGCGACTACCTCCATTCTGGCAGCATTGGCAGCTTTAACGCCAACCCTGTTGAAATGCATTGATAGAAAACAAACACTTGTGACTACTATGAACTAAAATGGAAGGAAAATGAGATGCTGGCAGCATTAGCTGCATGAATGCATCAGTAACTACCAAAAGACAACTTAAGTTCACAAATAATCGGCAATGTACACTTCACATACTTCTATGCTCTGCATGGTTTATAGATTTATAGAGTATTCATAAGAATGAAACAAATTTCAGTCCACAGATGCATGTTTTTCAATGTTCTTACATCGAGTCTTCGATCACAAGGCAGTTAGCTGCATCTACATCCATCTGTCTTGCTGCCTCTTCAAATCTGTAAACAATTTGGTGAGTTCACTACTATCTATTAAGAGGAAACTGAAATGCTTTATGAAATTACTGCCTTACAAATCTGGAGAGGGCTTGCCCGCTTTAACCTGGTCGCTGCCAAGGATTACTGAAAACCATCCCTGCCAACCTATTTAAAGGAAGAAATAAATCACAACACATGAGAAATCACAGGTCAACTCACATGTGCTTTACGAAATGTGCCTAAGAATAAGGCAGGCAAAAGGTAGTTTAGAACATAATGTCATCGGTGCAGACTGCAGAGAGAGGTCCATGTAACTGTAATATCTTACATTGTGAATTATTCTTCCTTGTTTGGCCTAAAGGAAACATGTATAAGCTCTATACAAGAAACATAAAAGTTCTTTACCAAGTATATCAATAATAGTTCATTGTCAAATGGTTTGACAGGATGTAGCTAAAGTATCAGCTTTATAAGCTACCCTCAAAGACCATAATACACAAATAACACAGAATAGTAGGACAAAAGGCAGTAGCAAAACGTCTTCTCATTTCTTGTCACATTTTTTCTCTGATATGGTATTGGCTATCATCAACAAGAATCCTGAAGGTCTAACGATTTCTTTTATCTAATACATACCTTGATGGACAGAGATCTTTGCATTTATATATTCGCGCAAGGAGTTCGAAGCAAGAGCAGTAGGTACTCCATGGTCATGGAGATGCTTGATTAGACGGGTAGCACCAGGAAGAGCTTTCGCGTGCTTCCACCTAAGAGTATACGACTTAACAGCTTAGCACACTAGAAACATCATGTACAACAGTACAAATGCACAGCAATATGCACAAACGAGAAAATCATATATTCAAAATTCTCAACAGTTATCACTATCCTGACATCTAGCAGCACTTTGTAACGACGGCTCATAATATATAGCAACTTTGATGAAGTATGATTTTGAGTGTGCCAAGTAAACTCAATCTACAGTAGTAACAAACATGTATGCATTTATGTGTTACATAAATAAAGAGGAAAGAGGATTTACTTTTGTTGATACATGGGGATGATTTCTTCAATGAACTGGTCAGGAGTCAATGGAAGATCATAGTCCTCGACAGTGGCGGTGGACGAGTCTTTGAGTGTCTTGCCAATCTCCCTCTTCTCTTCCCTCTCCTTCTTCAAAGTCTTGCCATACTTGGCCAAGAACTCCGTGAAGACGCTCCTTGTAGCCCGCTCTGAAGCACAAGAAAAACATAGAAATGAGAACGACCCACTACGTCAAATG of the Fragaria vesca subsp. vesca linkage group LG6, FraVesHawaii_1.0, whole genome shotgun sequence genome contains:
- the LOC101298052 gene encoding pseudouridine-5'-monophosphatase-like, whose protein sequence is MSCCDCNTETPKPKILAVILDLDGTLLDTERATRSVFTEFLAKYGKTLKKEREEKREIGKTLKDSSTATVEDYDLPLTPDQFIEEIIPMYQQKWKHAKALPGATRLIKHLHDHGVPTALASNSLREYINAKISVHQGWQGWFSVILGSDQVKAGKPSPDLFEEAARQMDVDAANCLVIEDSMVGVKAANAARMEVVAVPPHGEAAGCSALAKTVLHSLLEFRPEHWGLPPFEDWVDNALPIEAIYLSGLYDNGFVNEDTEDGKSALPDQVWGVFFGWAVVDMKKSYRVVVGIGMDPITCSPKKKIQIHLANGGNCCISNKKVKLLLVGYIRGLNSKEVTSLDAESLEECKSIASAALDLPIFSQHAYVPLYPDTFSVEDMVATDELGHY
- the LOC101305192 gene encoding vignain-like, whose protein sequence is MEFINHCKCIYLALIIMLGAWSSEATSRSLQDVIMYGRYEQWMARYERVYSDFDEKEKRFQIFKENVAFVESSNGEANKPYKLSVNRFADLTNEEFTASRNRFKGHECSTETTSYKYENVTVPATMDWRQKGAVTPIKDQGQCGCCWAFSAVAAMEGITQLTTGKLISLSEQELVDCDVNGEDQGCEGGLMDDAFQFINQNHGLSTEANYPYTGVDGTCNAQKEASHAASITGHEDVPANSESALLKAVANQPISVAIDASGSDFQFYSSGVFTGTCGTSLDHGVTAVGYGVSDNGTKYWLVKNSWGAEWGEGGYIRMQRDVDAQEGLCGIAMAASYPTA
- the LOC101305959 gene encoding uncharacterized protein LOC101305959 codes for the protein MALAVHNKRELPFPKSSSCQLFTRSVYQNMKKTASSISLLILVLIFAIVMADACAPSPSSAPPPEPPAYIVYTLKPENEEPKAYHIRILTAVLGSEEAAEKALVYSYKIIPGFSAKLTPEQVTEIQKQPGVLQVQPNRTYKLLDSGPQILPRINLKLH